The Pseudomonas triclosanedens genome has a window encoding:
- a CDS encoding ATP-binding cassette domain-containing protein, producing the protein MNMTTTGDAGDKSSPASPNGNKRQGDWLLRRLSLVARQDGLLSRAQIEALLNQAPDDAMPAAAWRAWIVMVSDACKLQMSGWSDEPDVAMLPMLMLTPEGEMGVVLARGADGSWRIDGPDGLGYTHDWQPGAQFTKVEVSGVAPARRSAKAFFKETFFADRRWVFYAALVAVLGNILALATSLYSMQVYDRVIPTQGFSTLIVLSVGALIAIVLELLLKLARSAIVNEALSHIDINLSSGIFERLLNLRMDQFPSQVGSLSGQLRSYETIRAFNSAISLFACSDAPFALFFLAVIFWVGGPFVAAVPLVFLILAVVVGQLSRSRIERAAMAGTGAGNRKLGLLVEAVSGAEALKAGGGGWQVLTRWNDLSRESVRQDADIRHLSETSQYLSAALQQLSYICMVATGAYVATTGSITSGAVVACSILSGRVLTPVNMIPGLLVQWANAKAAHKSLEAIFALRCDNHEVERPLVPQRIEGRLSLQDVAFTYGPEGQGIAIPRLEIAPGERVAILGAIGAGKSTVLRLLGGFYCPQQGRVLLDGLDIQQISRDRLSEVLGYLPQHVSLFGGTLRDNLLLGLSSKDDEQVLRAAQATGLQALIAGHPKGLDLPIAEGGAGLSGGQKQLVALTRLMLSAPKVWLLDEPTACMDSQTEERCIVALEQAMADGATAVLVTHKHALLRLVERIVVLTPQGVVLDGARDVVLRQLQGGVVVSPGGNPSNRPQPGNPSAPRSAPSAQVMTTR; encoded by the coding sequence ACTACGGGCGATGCGGGCGATAAGTCGTCGCCGGCATCACCCAACGGAAACAAGCGCCAGGGTGATTGGTTGTTACGGCGCCTGTCTCTGGTTGCGAGGCAGGATGGATTGCTGTCGCGGGCGCAGATTGAAGCTTTGCTCAATCAGGCTCCGGACGATGCCATGCCTGCGGCGGCTTGGCGTGCCTGGATCGTTATGGTGTCCGACGCCTGCAAGCTCCAGATGAGTGGGTGGAGTGATGAGCCGGACGTGGCAATGCTGCCTATGTTGATGCTCACGCCTGAAGGTGAAATGGGCGTGGTCCTGGCGCGTGGCGCCGACGGCAGTTGGCGCATAGATGGGCCGGATGGCTTGGGCTATACGCACGACTGGCAGCCAGGAGCGCAGTTCACCAAGGTTGAAGTATCCGGCGTTGCGCCGGCAAGGCGCAGTGCAAAAGCGTTTTTCAAGGAAACTTTTTTCGCTGATCGACGCTGGGTTTTTTACGCCGCTCTGGTTGCAGTGCTGGGTAACATCCTGGCGCTGGCTACGTCGCTGTACTCCATGCAGGTCTACGACCGGGTTATCCCGACCCAGGGGTTTTCCACCCTGATCGTACTGTCGGTGGGGGCGTTGATTGCCATTGTGCTGGAACTGCTGCTCAAGCTGGCCCGTTCGGCGATTGTCAATGAAGCGTTGTCGCATATCGACATTAACTTGTCTTCAGGGATCTTCGAGCGCCTGCTCAACCTGCGCATGGATCAGTTCCCTAGCCAGGTTGGCAGTCTTTCTGGGCAGTTGCGCAGCTACGAGACCATCCGGGCATTCAATTCCGCCATCTCTCTGTTTGCCTGTTCGGATGCGCCGTTCGCGCTCTTCTTTCTCGCGGTGATCTTTTGGGTCGGTGGTCCTTTCGTAGCGGCGGTGCCTCTGGTCTTTCTGATACTGGCCGTTGTGGTGGGGCAGTTGTCTCGCAGTCGCATTGAACGGGCAGCGATGGCCGGTACCGGCGCCGGTAACCGCAAGCTCGGCCTTCTTGTTGAAGCGGTAAGCGGTGCTGAGGCGCTCAAGGCTGGCGGCGGAGGGTGGCAAGTGCTCACTCGCTGGAACGATCTATCGCGTGAATCCGTACGGCAGGATGCTGATATTCGCCACCTGAGTGAAACCTCCCAGTATCTGAGTGCTGCGCTCCAGCAGTTGTCCTACATATGTATGGTTGCCACAGGCGCCTATGTGGCTACCACGGGCAGCATCACCAGTGGTGCGGTAGTTGCCTGCTCGATTTTGTCCGGGCGCGTACTCACTCCGGTCAACATGATCCCGGGGTTGCTGGTGCAATGGGCAAACGCCAAGGCCGCACACAAGAGCCTTGAGGCCATCTTTGCCCTGCGGTGTGACAACCATGAAGTCGAGCGCCCGTTGGTGCCGCAGCGGATTGAGGGGCGCCTTTCCCTCCAGGATGTGGCATTCACCTATGGCCCGGAAGGTCAGGGAATTGCAATCCCTCGTCTGGAAATCGCTCCTGGCGAGAGGGTGGCCATTCTTGGCGCCATCGGCGCAGGTAAAAGCACAGTGCTGCGCTTGCTCGGCGGTTTCTACTGTCCGCAGCAAGGGAGGGTGTTGCTCGATGGATTGGATATTCAACAGATCAGCCGTGATCGCTTGAGCGAAGTCCTCGGTTATCTGCCGCAGCATGTGTCGTTGTTTGGCGGAACCTTGCGCGACAACCTGCTGCTTGGCCTGTCTTCGAAAGACGACGAGCAAGTGCTGCGAGCGGCGCAGGCCACTGGCCTCCAGGCTCTGATTGCGGGGCACCCCAAAGGGCTGGATCTGCCTATCGCCGAAGGCGGTGCGGGCTTGTCTGGCGGACAGAAGCAATTGGTGGCACTCACCCGTTTGATGCTGTCGGCACCCAAGGTTTGGCTGTTGGATGAGCCCACTGCCTGCATGGACTCGCAAACCGAGGAGCGCTGCATTGTTGCGCTTGAGCAGGCGATGGCGGATGGGGCTACGGCAGTGCTGGTGACTCACAAGCACGCATTGTTGCGCCTGGTAGAGCGGATTGTGGTTTTGACCCCGCAGGGCGTGGTTCTGGATGGTGCGCGCGATGTTGTATTGCGGCAATTGCAAGGAGGTGTGGTGGTAAGCCCCGGTGGCAACCCCTCGAACAGGCCGCAGCCTGGTAATCCCTCCGCGCCGCGTTCTGCGCCTTCGGCGCAGGTAATGACTACGAGGTAA
- a CDS encoding HlyD family efflux transporter periplasmic adaptor subunit, producing the protein MQRLSKTTRGSRRAAVFIVLASLGLIGTISLSAWVRIDEIVHASGRIVAVAGTQVIQPADMGIISAVLVKEGDRVEKGQLLVELQRARAQASNDDSQGKVIALKATLARLQAEVFSRPLQFPPEVNAYPEFVRNQTELFTLRQRALKEAEAALEKNLRPVRAELALMRPLLNSKDVGKSDVLRLEHQQAELEGQLVNLHNKYFQDAQTEMTKAEEDLNTREQELADRHELLEHTRLVAPMSGVVRNIDINTVGASVRPGDVIMQIVPGDGELVFEAKLRPADVAYVRKGAPASVKLDAYDYSIFGVLKGQVTFVSPDALTEKTARGEEVYYRIRISLKGSDRIPGTDLQPGITGQVDVRTGNRTVLNYLIKPITKTISEAMTER; encoded by the coding sequence ATGCAACGTCTCTCAAAAACTACGCGCGGGTCGCGCAGGGCGGCAGTTTTCATTGTGCTCGCCTCCCTGGGGCTGATCGGCACCATCAGTTTGTCTGCCTGGGTGCGTATCGACGAAATTGTGCATGCCAGCGGTCGCATTGTGGCTGTTGCGGGAACTCAAGTCATTCAGCCGGCTGACATGGGAATTATCTCCGCGGTCCTGGTCAAGGAAGGTGACCGCGTCGAGAAGGGGCAGTTGTTGGTTGAACTGCAACGAGCGCGTGCACAGGCCTCCAACGACGATAGCCAGGGCAAAGTCATAGCATTGAAGGCGACATTGGCTCGGCTGCAGGCAGAGGTGTTCTCCCGTCCTCTGCAGTTCCCTCCCGAAGTGAATGCCTACCCGGAATTCGTACGTAACCAGACTGAACTCTTCACCCTTCGGCAGCGTGCACTCAAGGAAGCGGAGGCCGCCCTGGAGAAGAACCTGCGCCCGGTACGTGCTGAACTCGCTCTCATGCGTCCGTTGCTGAACAGCAAAGATGTCGGCAAATCCGACGTGTTGCGCCTGGAGCACCAGCAGGCCGAGCTGGAGGGGCAGCTCGTCAATCTGCACAACAAGTATTTCCAGGATGCCCAGACGGAAATGACCAAGGCTGAAGAGGACCTCAATACTCGCGAGCAGGAGCTCGCCGACCGCCACGAGCTACTCGAACACACCAGACTGGTTGCCCCAATGAGCGGGGTGGTGCGCAACATCGACATTAATACCGTCGGCGCGAGTGTTCGCCCGGGGGATGTGATCATGCAAATTGTGCCCGGTGATGGTGAATTGGTGTTTGAGGCAAAGCTGCGGCCTGCCGACGTGGCATATGTGCGTAAAGGCGCACCGGCCAGCGTTAAGCTGGACGCCTATGACTACAGCATCTTCGGTGTATTGAAAGGCCAGGTCACGTTCGTAAGTCCTGACGCCCTCACCGAAAAGACAGCACGTGGCGAAGAAGTTTATTACCGCATTCGCATTAGCCTCAAAGGCAGTGATCGCATCCCCGGCACGGATCTGCAACCCGGTATTACTGGCCAGGTTGATGTGCGCACGGGTAATCGCACGGTTCTGAACTATTTGATCAAGCCAATTACCAAAACAATATCTGAGGCGATGACTGAACGCTGA